The window TTACAAGAAAAAGTCACCTCTACTAGACCCGTTCCGCAACAACCTCGGTCTATAACATCAAACCCTAATTCAAAAGAGAaagatacaaataaattaataataatatcaattgaAGAAGTTTTCAAAATGtaactaaattataataattgaattgtaAAGTGAATTACCATATTGTTGAGGGTTTTGAATGATATCAAGAATAGGATTGTATAAGTCGATAAAAACAATCCTAGACTTTGCGTCGAGTGTGAGACTGAGAGAAGCGAGTGTTGTTGAAAGAGTGTCGCTATAGATTTCAGACGCTTCATTGTACTCCGTCACACACTCCCTCAACAATCCTCCTACCGCGGTTCTTTGTGATGGCAAACATCCTAATGGTGGAACGCCAAAAACTCCAATTCTTCGAGCCCCAAGGTCGTACAATTCCTTTGCGAATGAAAAATCAACAATAGAGTAAGGTGAGTAAGGTCTTGTTgtaaagttataatttttttcaaacaatgtAAGTAATTAGTAACAAACCTGTACAAATTGACAAGCATTTTGGGCTAGAAATTGGGAGTACGAATGAATATCGTATTGGAGCCGCTTTAGCCCAAGCGTGTAATAAGTATTTGTGATATCGTTACTGCCGGTAACCACTGCGAAGAAGCTGTTGGCTAAGATGAAGTCGGTCATTTCTTCTCCGACCACTTCTTTGAGCTTTCCTATGTACTCCTTGAAATAGTTTATCTGATCTTCCATCGAGTAAACCAACTGTTTTtcagagaaaaatattaaaattattatatatatatatatatgacaaacaTTTATAGTTCATGATGATCAAATTGTAACACAATTGATAGCTTATTATTTAACTATGTTTTTTAATCCAAATTCACTATATTACactaatttgtttaaattaaattggaaTCAAATCTCATTGATACTTGTGATGAAATTCGCAAGTCACCGATTTTATATATGTGACTA is drawn from Impatiens glandulifera chromosome 3, dImpGla2.1, whole genome shotgun sequence and contains these coding sequences:
- the LOC124932033 gene encoding GDSL esterase/lipase EXL3-like isoform X3: MSLMAMAAAVMVPPNVTFPAILVFGDSIVDNGNNNGLFTQARCNYQPYGKDFIGNIPTGRFSNGKTPADIIAEELGIKDIVPAYLDPNLQPKDLPTGVTFASGGSGWDPQTPQFVLVYSMEDQINYFKEYIGKLKEVVGEEMTDFILANSFFAVVTGSNDITNTYYTLGLKRLQYDIHSYSQFLAQNACQFVQELYDLGARRIGVFGVPPLGCLPSQRTAVGGLLRECVTEYNEASEIYSDTLSTTLASLSLTLDAKSRIVFIDLYNPILDIIQNPQQYGFDVIDRGCCGTGLVEVTFSCNPLTKTCPDDTKYFFWDAYHPTERGYRILVRKILQKYISKLY